A DNA window from Ipomoea triloba cultivar NCNSP0323 chromosome 10, ASM357664v1 contains the following coding sequences:
- the LOC116033205 gene encoding UPF0481 protein At3g47200-like — MAILRRRNPQILRPEKRRQQIQKATRIQKVAHFLRSKNDNNSSDYDPKVVSLGPYHHGKPELQLFQEFKKKTLEMFVSGGDKETNFYHNVVLEAVDDLRSCYLDGSTAEYEDAEFAEMMLLDSCFILNHIMIITRFGDAASRCSITDTHIGFTGLRFIEHDMILLENQIPLRIIELLFNARYGDLTTALSISAGMDNSADEIYYPWKQLLSRYCQECLFGQYFDDDDDDNGVEPPHLLEAFRMHLVSDCDQCLSQKVDSSHESGREDHYFSGSVMDLKSKGIHFGCNGKVQSLRGVKVKAYKFYTKLELPIWYASPQSRVLFTNIIAYELCPNSDTKLEMISCVNFMKSLIVSPADAKELREKHIITNALGDDSDVVKFFKGLNTDEFENPYIFREVKRKIGRHCESKAKTLWAEFLYTYFRRPWTVIALLAATLLLVLTCIQTYFTIHSCQ, encoded by the coding sequence ATGGCTATACTTCGACGTAGGAACCCACAAATCTTGCGACCGGAAAAGAGGCGGCAACAGATACAGAAAGCGACGAGAATACAAAAAGTTGCACATTTCTTGCGTTCCAAGAACGACAATAACTCATCGGACTACGATCCTAAAGTGGTATCTCTAGGGCCATACCACCATGGCAAGCCAGAGTTGCAGCTCTTCCAAGAATTTAAGAAGAAGACTTTAGAGATGTTCGTTTCCGGTGGTGACAAGGAAACCAATTTCTATCACAACGTTGTATTGGAGGCCGTAGATGATCTCAGAAGCTGTTACCTGGACGGTTCCACGGCTGAATATGAGGATGCAGAATTTGCTGAGATGATGCTGCTGGACTCATGCTTTATTTTAAATCATATCATGATTATCACTAGATTTGGTGATGCAGCAAGTAGATGTTCTATCACCGATACTCATATTGGTTTCACTGGTTTACGCTTCATAGAACATGATATGATTTTGCTTGAAAATCAGATCCCACTTCGAATTATTGAGCTCTTGTTTAATGCCAGATATGGGGATTTAACCACAGCTCTTAGCATCAGTGCAGGTATGGACAACTCTGCTGATGAAATCTATTATCCTTGGAAACAACTGCTCTCCAGGTATTGCCAGGAATGCCTTTTCGGCCAATactttgatgatgatgatgatgataatggtgTTGAACCACCTCATCTACTTGAAGCTTTTCGAATGCATCTAGTCTCCGACTGTGACCAATGCCTTAGCCAAAAAGTTGATTCCTCACACGAATCTGGTCGCGAAGATCATTATTTCTCTGGTTCTGTCATGGATCTAAAATCGAAGGGCATTCATTTCGGTTGCAATGGCAAAGTTCAGTCATTGAGGGGAGTAAAAGTTAAGGCCTACAAGTTTTACACAAAACTTGAGCTTCCAATTTGGTATGCATCCCCACAGAGTAGAGTTCTTTTCACCAACATCATAGCGTATGAGCTGTGCCCCAACAGTGACACGAAATTGGAGATGATTTCGTGTGTGAACTTTATGAAATCGTTGATTGTTTCTCCTGCGGATGCCAAAGAGTTGAGGGAAAAGCACATCATAACCAACGCACTTGGAGATGACAGCGATGTAGTTAAGTTCTTCAAAGGGCTAAACACGGATGAATTCGAGAATCCCTACATTTTTCGGGAGGTGAAGAGGAAAATTGGACGTCACTGCGAAAGCAAAGCCAAGACCTTGTGGGCTGAATTCCTCTATACTTACTTCAGAAGGCCTTGGACTGTTATTGCTTTACTTGCAGCTACTCTTCTTCTTGTTTTAACTTGTATTCAGACATATTTTACTATCCATTCCTGTCAATGA